In the Anoplopoma fimbria isolate UVic2021 breed Golden Eagle Sablefish chromosome 7, Afim_UVic_2022, whole genome shotgun sequence genome, one interval contains:
- the LOC129093896 gene encoding uncharacterized protein LOC129093896 isoform X2, with translation MEEPASTNCCKGGRDKKTEAEQSQQTEAAQKRGARRYFSFGNMLCCGKCISFKPTASKTEDAAGQPDEGGTRIHRLHYGLRNQGATCYLNSVLQVLSMTTEIHDRLDPTTQQTDRLLRNIFEGLKEETCGTETITAAFGIQNVYEQQDAAECLDMILRQISPEASEVFQGKLKHTTKCSKDHNINVETNPFWTLPLSLMDTNDTNYNVERSFERIFESKSFTGRNLVYCNECEKKTEAKSGCEMEVFPQILTLLLKRFDYNTMTHFKSNRCVDVPRELQIKDKKYKLYGMVNHMGSLRGGYYTATILSNEDKYWYEFDDNHVSKVRKQPFAETNHYYSTTAYLLMYRAISEGQTDTIKWKDPRQVNVEHKGNIGDSGADNEGKTQTGQNDVLMGRNEALRHQTGGEEGDAESVESGLNTEVTYQTEHAVGSLQDGNGKVDMEKKSLCGSFTSHNEHKVSVSGKKHDTILKVRGNHGRMSEVKSSGDERENPYVKVKSTHFGITQAKSKEMTGDDSSRNRKEMDSWRVQLPEEKKMYKNNQKGTWKHRLHYGLRNQGATCYLNSVLQVLSMTTEIHNRLDPKTQQTDRLLRNIFEGLKKETCGTETITAAFGIQNVYEQQDAAECLDMILRQINPQASEVFQGKLKHTTKCSEGHNINVETNPFWTLPLSLMDTNDTNYNVERSFERVFKYKSFSGRNLVYCNECEKKTEAKSGCEMEVFPQILTLLLKRFDFDYNTMKHFKSNRCVDVPRELQIKDKKYKLYGMVNHMGSLRGGHYTATILSNEDKTWYEFDDDHVYKADGESFAKTTYNTSTAYLLMYRASEEDDAKEQHDETSNRNEWRRDKVEPKRNARDTADEMTMANLNIEEDEKSPQSSRTSANIKKALPLICLNVF, from the exons ATGGAAGAACCTGCTTCTACTAACTGCTGTAAAGGGGGCCGAGATAAGAAGACAGAGGCAGAACAGAGCCAACAAACAG AGGCTGCACAAAAAAGGGGAGCGAGGAGATATTTTAGTTTTGGGAACATGCTGTGTTGTGGTAAGTGTATTTCCTTCAAACCCACAGCTTCTAAGACAGAAGATGCTGCTGGACAACCAGATGAAGGAG GGACTCGGATACATAGACTTCATTATGGTCTGCGTAATCAGGGCGCCACATGTTACCTCAACAGCGTCCTGCAAGTTCtctccatgacaacagagaTCCACGACAG GTTGGATCCAACAACCCAACAAACGGATCGTCTGCTGAGAAATATCTTTGAAGGCCTGAAGGAAGAAACATGTGGAACAGAAACTATCACAGCAGCATTTGGGATTCAAAATG TTTATGAACAACAGGATGCAGCTGAATGCTTGGACATGATTTTACGTCAAATCAGCCCAGAGGCCTCTGAA GTTTTCCAAGGAAAgctgaaacacacaacaaaatgctCCAAAGACCACAACATCAATGTAGAGACAAATCCATTCTGGACTCTTCCACTGTCACTAATGGATACCAATGACACCAACTACAACGTG gaaaGGAGCTTTGAAAGGATTTTCGAGTCTAAATCATTCACTGGAAGAAACTTGGTGTACTGCAACgaatgtgaaaagaaaacgGAGGCAAAAAGT GGATGTGAGATGGAGGTATTTCCTCAGATATTGACTCTACTCCTCAAGAGATTTGACTACAACACCATGACACATTTCAAATCCAACCGCTGTGTGGATGTGCCACGTGAATTACAAATAAAG GATAAAAAGTACAAACTGTATGGGATGGTGAATCACATGGGCAGTCTAAGAGGTGGATATTACACGGCCACCATCCTGTCcaatgaggacaaatactggtACGAGTTTGATGACAATCACGTCTCCAAG GTTCGAAAACAGCCATTTGCAGAAACCAACCATTACTA CTCAACGACTGCATATCTGCTCATGTACAGAg CCATTTCAGAAGGTCAGACAGACACCATTAAGTGGAAAGATCCAAGACAAGTCAATGTGGAACACAAAGGAAACATAGGAGACAGTGGTGCTGATAACGAAGGGAAGACACAAACAGGACAGAATGACGTACTTATGGGAAGAAATGAGGCATTAAGACatcagacaggaggagaggagggtgatgCAGAAAGTGTAGAGAGTGGTTTGAACACTGAAGTTACATACCAGACTGAGCATGCTGTTGGGTCTTTGCAGGATGGGAATGGGAAGGTagatatggaaaaaaaatcactgtgtgGAAGTTTTACTTCACACAATGAACATAAAGTATCagtcagtggaaaaaaacatgacacaatcTTGAAAGTTAGAGGGAACCATGGCAGGATGAGCGAAGTAAAAAGCAGTGGAGATGAACGGGAAAATCCCTACGTTAAAGTAAAAAGCACACATTTTGGCATCACACAAGCAAAATCAAAGGAAATGACAGGAGACGATTCTTCCCGAAATCGCAAAGAGATGGATTCCTGGAGAGTACAACTGCCTGAAGAGAAGAAGATGTACAAGAATAATCAAAAAG GGACTTGGAAACATAGACTTCATTATGGTCTGCGTAATCAGGGCGCCACATGTTACCTCAACAGCGTCCTGCAAGTTCtctccatgacaacagagaTCCACAACAG GTTGGATCCAAAAACCCAACAAACGGATCGTCTGCTGAGAAATATCTTTGAAGGCCTGAAGAAGGAAACATGTGGAACAGAAACTATCACAGCAGCATTTGGGATTCAAAATG TTTATGAACAACAGGATGCAGCTGAATGCCTGGACATGATTTTACGTCAAATCAACCCACAGGCCTCTGAG GTTTTCCAAGGAAAgctgaaacacacaacaaaatgctCCGAAGGCCACAACATCAATGTAGAGACAAATCCATTCTGGACTCTTCCACTGTCACTAATGGATACCAATGACACCAACTACAACGTG gaaaGGAGCTTTGAAAGGGTTTTCAAGTATAAATCATTTTCTGGAAGAAACTTGGTGTACTGCAACgaatgtgaaaagaaaacgGAGGCAAAAAGC GGATGTGAGATGGAGGTATTTCCTCAGATATTGACTCTACTCCTCAAGAGATTTGACTTTGACTACAACAccatgaaacatttcaaatccaACCGCTGTGTGGATGTGCCACGTGAATTACAAATAAAG GATAAAAAGTACAAACTGTATGGGATGGTGAATCACATGGGCAGTCTAAGAGGCGGACATTACACGGCCACCATCCTGTCCAATGAGGACAAAACCTGGTACGAGTTTGATGACGATCACGTCTACAAG GCTGATGGAGAATCATTTGCAAAAACGACTTACAA TACCAGCACTGCATATCTGCTCATGTACAGAG CCTCAGAAGAAGACGATGCAAAGGAGCAGCACGATGAAACCAGTAATCGGAATGAATGGAGGAGAGATAAAGTGGAACCAAAAAGAAATGCCAGAGACACTGCTGATGAAATGACAATGGCAAATCTGAATATAGAAGAAG ATGAGAAGTCTCCACAATCCAGCAGGACCTCGGCAAACATCAAGAAAGCCCTACCTTTGATTTGTCTCAATGTTTTTtga
- the LOC129093896 gene encoding uncharacterized protein LOC129093896 isoform X1, with product MEEPASTNCCKGGRDKKTEAEQSQQTEAAQKRGARRYFSFGNMLCCGKCISFKPTASKTEDAAGQPDEGGTRIHRLHYGLRNQGATCYLNSVLQVLSMTTEIHDRLDPTTQQTDRLLRNIFEGLKEETCGTETITAAFGIQNVYEQQDAAECLDMILRQISPEASEVFQGKLKHTTKCSKDHNINVETNPFWTLPLSLMDTNDTNYNVERSFERIFESKSFTGRNLVYCNECEKKTEAKSGCEMEVFPQILTLLLKRFDYNTMTHFKSNRCVDVPRELQIKDKKYKLYGMVNHMGSLRGGYYTATILSNEDKYWYEFDDNHVSKVRKQPFAETNHYYSTTAYLLMYRAISEGQTDTIKWKDPRQVNVEHKGNIGDSGADNEGKTQTGQNDVLMGRNEALRHQTGGEEGDAESVESGLNTEVTYQTEHAVGSLQDGNGKVDMEKKSLCGSFTSHNEHKVSVSGKKHDTILKVRGNHGRMSEVKSSGDERENPYVKVKSTHFGITQAKSKEMTGDDSSRNRKEMDSWRVQLPEEKKMYKNNQKGTWKHRLHYGLRNQGATCYLNSVLQVLSMTTEIHNRLDPKTQQTDRLLRNIFEGLKKETCGTETITAAFGIQNVYEQQDAAECLDMILRQINPQASEVFQGKLKHTTKCSEGHNINVETNPFWTLPLSLMDTNDTNYNVERSFERVFKYKSFSGRNLVYCNECEKKTEAKSGCEMEVFPQILTLLLKRFDFDYNTMKHFKSNRCVDVPRELQIKDKKYKLYGMVNHMGSLRGGHYTATILSNEDKTWYEFDDDHVYKADGESFAKTTYNTSTAYLLMYRASEEDDAKEQHDETSNRNEWRRDKVEPKRNARDTADEMTMANLNIEEGITQSSVKHEDSDNDSEQSKLNGKGEKQVMKWKRGR from the exons ATGGAAGAACCTGCTTCTACTAACTGCTGTAAAGGGGGCCGAGATAAGAAGACAGAGGCAGAACAGAGCCAACAAACAG AGGCTGCACAAAAAAGGGGAGCGAGGAGATATTTTAGTTTTGGGAACATGCTGTGTTGTGGTAAGTGTATTTCCTTCAAACCCACAGCTTCTAAGACAGAAGATGCTGCTGGACAACCAGATGAAGGAG GGACTCGGATACATAGACTTCATTATGGTCTGCGTAATCAGGGCGCCACATGTTACCTCAACAGCGTCCTGCAAGTTCtctccatgacaacagagaTCCACGACAG GTTGGATCCAACAACCCAACAAACGGATCGTCTGCTGAGAAATATCTTTGAAGGCCTGAAGGAAGAAACATGTGGAACAGAAACTATCACAGCAGCATTTGGGATTCAAAATG TTTATGAACAACAGGATGCAGCTGAATGCTTGGACATGATTTTACGTCAAATCAGCCCAGAGGCCTCTGAA GTTTTCCAAGGAAAgctgaaacacacaacaaaatgctCCAAAGACCACAACATCAATGTAGAGACAAATCCATTCTGGACTCTTCCACTGTCACTAATGGATACCAATGACACCAACTACAACGTG gaaaGGAGCTTTGAAAGGATTTTCGAGTCTAAATCATTCACTGGAAGAAACTTGGTGTACTGCAACgaatgtgaaaagaaaacgGAGGCAAAAAGT GGATGTGAGATGGAGGTATTTCCTCAGATATTGACTCTACTCCTCAAGAGATTTGACTACAACACCATGACACATTTCAAATCCAACCGCTGTGTGGATGTGCCACGTGAATTACAAATAAAG GATAAAAAGTACAAACTGTATGGGATGGTGAATCACATGGGCAGTCTAAGAGGTGGATATTACACGGCCACCATCCTGTCcaatgaggacaaatactggtACGAGTTTGATGACAATCACGTCTCCAAG GTTCGAAAACAGCCATTTGCAGAAACCAACCATTACTA CTCAACGACTGCATATCTGCTCATGTACAGAg CCATTTCAGAAGGTCAGACAGACACCATTAAGTGGAAAGATCCAAGACAAGTCAATGTGGAACACAAAGGAAACATAGGAGACAGTGGTGCTGATAACGAAGGGAAGACACAAACAGGACAGAATGACGTACTTATGGGAAGAAATGAGGCATTAAGACatcagacaggaggagaggagggtgatgCAGAAAGTGTAGAGAGTGGTTTGAACACTGAAGTTACATACCAGACTGAGCATGCTGTTGGGTCTTTGCAGGATGGGAATGGGAAGGTagatatggaaaaaaaatcactgtgtgGAAGTTTTACTTCACACAATGAACATAAAGTATCagtcagtggaaaaaaacatgacacaatcTTGAAAGTTAGAGGGAACCATGGCAGGATGAGCGAAGTAAAAAGCAGTGGAGATGAACGGGAAAATCCCTACGTTAAAGTAAAAAGCACACATTTTGGCATCACACAAGCAAAATCAAAGGAAATGACAGGAGACGATTCTTCCCGAAATCGCAAAGAGATGGATTCCTGGAGAGTACAACTGCCTGAAGAGAAGAAGATGTACAAGAATAATCAAAAAG GGACTTGGAAACATAGACTTCATTATGGTCTGCGTAATCAGGGCGCCACATGTTACCTCAACAGCGTCCTGCAAGTTCtctccatgacaacagagaTCCACAACAG GTTGGATCCAAAAACCCAACAAACGGATCGTCTGCTGAGAAATATCTTTGAAGGCCTGAAGAAGGAAACATGTGGAACAGAAACTATCACAGCAGCATTTGGGATTCAAAATG TTTATGAACAACAGGATGCAGCTGAATGCCTGGACATGATTTTACGTCAAATCAACCCACAGGCCTCTGAG GTTTTCCAAGGAAAgctgaaacacacaacaaaatgctCCGAAGGCCACAACATCAATGTAGAGACAAATCCATTCTGGACTCTTCCACTGTCACTAATGGATACCAATGACACCAACTACAACGTG gaaaGGAGCTTTGAAAGGGTTTTCAAGTATAAATCATTTTCTGGAAGAAACTTGGTGTACTGCAACgaatgtgaaaagaaaacgGAGGCAAAAAGC GGATGTGAGATGGAGGTATTTCCTCAGATATTGACTCTACTCCTCAAGAGATTTGACTTTGACTACAACAccatgaaacatttcaaatccaACCGCTGTGTGGATGTGCCACGTGAATTACAAATAAAG GATAAAAAGTACAAACTGTATGGGATGGTGAATCACATGGGCAGTCTAAGAGGCGGACATTACACGGCCACCATCCTGTCCAATGAGGACAAAACCTGGTACGAGTTTGATGACGATCACGTCTACAAG GCTGATGGAGAATCATTTGCAAAAACGACTTACAA TACCAGCACTGCATATCTGCTCATGTACAGAG CCTCAGAAGAAGACGATGCAAAGGAGCAGCACGATGAAACCAGTAATCGGAATGAATGGAGGAGAGATAAAGTGGAACCAAAAAGAAATGCCAGAGACACTGCTGATGAAATGACAATGGCAAATCTGAATATAGAAGAAGGTATTACGCAATCCAGCGTCAAACATGAAGACAGTGACAATGACTCGGAACAGTCAAAACTAAATGgcaaaggagaaaaacaagtaatgaaatggaaaagaggAAG ATGA
- the LOC129093188 gene encoding probable E3 ubiquitin-protein ligase RNF144A-A — MDSELKPFTFQTLSRVSFFSPAEEKCYDPRDKTLTFVDGDDDLDFLCNDYKSLRAKMSCGHAVTPMSLTDWCSHLLDQGECRFVCGQTNCSVEWKFEEVCKMALLTPGEMKYFEDKMFSNGAKAFLNIKSCPGCNCNVVRTDLSDLSVKCTVCTADKKRRYLFCWQCLKEWKGPAPRSDCCENVDCQSPPAILKSCPDITFQDVKEVTGCPSIRACPTCGVLVEHNRMKCKNLICSRCKVEFCFVCLKLTRECQKLKPSSYYKSCSSGVAPRQTSIPVWRNK, encoded by the exons ATGGATTCAG AGCTGAAACCTTTCACATTTCAAACCCTGTCCagagtttctttcttttcacctGCAGAGGAGAAGTGTTATGACCCTCGAGACAAAACACTCACTTTTGTCGATGGAGATGATGATTTAGACT TTTTGTGCAATGACTACAAGTCTCTCAGAGCAAAGATGTCCTGTGGCCATGCAGTCACTCCGATGTCTCTCACAGACTGGTGCTCCCATCTGCTGGACCAG GGTGAGTGCAGATTTGTGTGTGGCCAAACCAACTGCAGCGTTGAGTGGAAGTTCGAGGAAGTTTGTAAAATGGCTCTACTGACACCCGGAGAGATGAAGTACTTTGAAGATAAAATGTTTAGTAACGGTGCTAAGGCTTTCTTGAATATCAAATCA TGCCCTGGTTGCAACTGCAATGTGGTGAGAACTGACCTCTCTGATCTGAGTGTCAAATGCACAGTGTGCACAGCTGATAAGAAAAGGAGATATCTATTCTGCTGGCAGTGTTTGAAGGAATGGAAAGGTCCTGCTCCTCGCTCAGACTGCTGTGAAAACGTTGACTGTCAAAGCCCTCCGGCAATATTGAAGAGCTGCCCTGATATCACCTTCCAGGACGTGAAGGAGGTCACTGGCTGTCCCTCCATCCGGGCCTGTCCCACCTGTGGTGTGCTGGTGGAGCACAAcagaatgaaatgtaaaaacctCATCTGCTCCCGGTGTAAAGTGGAGTTCTGTTTTGTGTGCCTGAAGCTCACTAGAGAGTGCCAGAAGTTAAAGCCAAGTTCATATTACAAATCTTGCTCCAGTGGTGTTGCACCGAGACAGACCTCCATACCTGTGTGGAGGAATAAGTAG
- the LOC129093189 gene encoding uncharacterized protein LOC129093189 has protein sequence MGGKLSVKREQKQKRRNVPNGDKRSYDFLTHVVEGKDNERYENERYVGYEDDRHEDQPSSESEESSIWTTEEEEKCYDPKDSTLTFVDGDDDLDFLCNDYKSLRAKMSCGHAVTPTSLTDWCSHLLDQGDCKFVCGQTDCDVEWPFEEVRKMALLTPEEVEEFEKKLFRNAAKDFLDIKSCPGCNSRVVRTDLNNLSVKCPVCTAERRRRYLFCWQCLKKWKGPRSDCCAHLDCKNPLEILKSCPDITFKDVKEVTGCPSIRACPICGFLVEHNKNFCKTIVCRLCKVKFCFVCLKLTKECKYVYERCSSGVAPRQTSIPVWKRT, from the exons ATGGGAGGCAAGTTATCAGTCAAACGGgagcagaaacaaaagagaagaaatgtcCCAAATGGAGACAAGAGGagttatgactttttgactcaTGTAGTGGAGGGAAAGGATAACGAAAGATATGAAAACGAAAGGTATGTAGGATATGAAGACGACAGACATGAGGACCAGCCGAGTTCTGAATCTGAAGAAAGCAGCATTTGGACaactgaagaagaggagaagtgTTATGACCCAAAAGACTCCACTCTTACATTTGTAGACGGAGATGACGATTTAGATT ttttgtGCAATGACTACAAGTCTCTCAGAGCAAAGATGTCCTGCGGCCATGCTGTCACTCCGACGTCTCTCACAGACTGGTGCTCCCATCTGCTGGACCAG GGTGACTGCAAATTTGTGTGCGGCCAAACTGACTGTGATGTTGAATGGCCCTTTGAGGAGGTTCGTAAAATGGCTCTGCTAACCCCCGAAGAAGTTGAGGAATTTGAGAAGAAACTGTTTAGAAATGCAGCCAAGGATTTCTTGGACATCAAATCT TGTCCTGGCTGCAATTCCCGTGTGGTGAGAACGGACCTCAATAATCTGAGTGTCAAATGCCCGGTGTGCACAGCTGAAAGAAGAAGGAGATATTTATTCTGCTGGCAGTGTTTGAAGAAATGGAAAGGTCCTCGTTCAGACTGCTGTGCACATCTCGACTGCAAAAACCCTCTGGAAATATTGAAGAGCTGCCCTGATATCACCTTTAAGGATGTGAAGGAGGTCACTGGCTGTCCCTCCATCCGGGCCTGTCCCATCTGTGGTTTTCTCGTAGAACATAACAAAAACTTTTGTAAAACCATTGTCTGCCGCTTATGTAAAGTGAAGTTCTGTTTTGTGTGCCTGAAGCTCACCAAGGAGTGTAAGTATGTTTATGAACGTTGCTCCAGTGGTGTTGCACCGAGACAGACCTCCATACCTGTGTGGAAGAGGACATGA